The Desertifilum tharense IPPAS B-1220 region AACTTAATCTCGAACAAGTTGGCGTTGTTGGTCAATCCTTCGGCGGTTATACGGCGCTAACCCTAGGAGGGGCCCCCATTAATTTCGAGCGTTTATTGGCCGACTGTAACCTCACCCGTCGCACCTGGAACGTATCGCTAACGCTGCAATGTCGGGCCTTAGAGTTATTGGGAACTCAGGTCGAAACCCGCGATCCGCGCGTCAAAGCCGCGATCGCCATTAACCCCATTGCTAGCCGCATCCTTGGAGAAAGCGGGATGCAGCAAATTGAGATTCCCGTGGCGATCGTTACCGGAAGCGCCGATACCGTTGCACCAATGCTCCCCGAACAGGTTTTACCCTTCGCTTGGTTAAACGAAAATATTGATAAATATCTCGTCTTGCTAGAAGGCGGAACCCATTTTTCCACCCTCCAAGAAGGGCCCGACGATATTCCGCTACCCCCCGCCGTCATTGGCCCCGATCCGGTTTTAGCCCGCCGCTACATGGAAGCCTTGAGTTTGGCCTTCTTTAAGACGTATATTGCTAATCAGCCTGCCTATCGCCCATTTCTAGGCGCAGCAATGGCGCGATCGCTCAGTCAAGACACTCTCCCCCTCTACCTGATCGAATCCCTCGATCTCACCCAACTTCCCCCCATTCCAGAAGGCGCTCTTTAATAGAGTGCTGAGTGTAAAGTGCTGAGTGCTTCTCTAAGTGCTGAGTGTAAAGTGCTGAGTGCTGAGTGGGTACTGAGTGCTGAGTGTAAAGTGCTGAGTGCTGAGTGGGTACTGAGTGCTGAGTGTAAAGTGCTGAGTGCTGAGTGGGGAAAGGGGTGGGGGGATGGGGAGATGGGGAGGTGGGGGAAAGAGTAGCCAGTTCCGAGTTCCGAGTTCCGAGTGGGAAAGAGGGTGGGGGGATGGGGAGATGGGGAGGTGGGGGGAAAGAGAGTGCGCTCATTTCGAGTTCTGTAGCGTACTTGGTGCCAGTGTTCCGAGTGGGGAACAGAGTAGAGTATGGAGTCATTAGAAAACTCCCCTTCTTCCCCCAAATCCTAACTCCCAACTCCCTTCTTCCCCCAAATCCTAACTCCCAACTCCCTTCTTCCCCCAAATCCTAACTCCCAACTCCCTTCTTCCCCCCATCTCCCCACCTCCCCATCCCCCCATCCTCTTTCCCCCAACCCCTAACTCCCAATTCCCAACTCCCTTCTTCTTCCCCCCTATGAATCAAGATATTTTCGGGTTTGTCAACCTTAATAAGCCAGCGGGTTTAACGTCTCATGATTGCGTGATGCGCGTGAGGCGGTTGTTGAAGATTAAGCGCGTGGGTCATGCGGGGACGCTCGATCCGGCAGCTACGGGGGTTTTACCGATCGCAGTGGGGAAGGCGACGCGCTTGTTGCAGTTTCTGCCTCAGAATAAGGCGTATCTGGCTACGATTCGTTTGGGGGTGCGGACGACGACGGATGACTTGGAAGGGGAGGCGATCGCGATCGCGGAGGCGGATCGCCTCACTTTACAGGATGTGGAGGCTGTTCTCGGTCAGTTTCAAGGCAAAATTCAACAAATTCCCCCCAACTATAGCGCCATTCAAGTCGAAGGTCGGCGCTTGTACGATCTGGCGCGTAAGGGGGAGGACATTCAAGTCGCAGCCAGAACTGTAGAAGTGCATGAAATCGCGGTTAAAGATTGGCGTTCGGGTAAGTTTGCTGAATTGGATGTGGCGATCGCCTGCGGGCCCGGAACCTATATCCGTTCCATTGCGCGGGATCTCGGAGAAATCTTGCAGGTTGGCGGAACGCTAGCCGCCCTTCAGCGCACGTTTAGCAGCGGTTTTAGTTTAACTGAAAGCCTTACCCTAGAAACCCTAGAAGCGAATACCCAAGAACAGTGTTTAGAACTCACTCCCCCCGATCTGGCGCTGAAACACTTGGGAATGGTTGTGTTACCCGCATCGGCGGCTTTACGCTGGTGCCAGGGTCAAGCGATCAAAATTCATACCCCCAACCTCAATGGGTTTGTGCGGGTGAAGCATGAGGATGGGCGGTTTTTAGGGATCGGTCAAATTAACAGCAGCCAGCCAGAAGCCGTATTAGCGCCGCAAGTGGTTCAAGCAGAAATTTGACTTAAAAAGGCTTCGACTTCGGCTAGGGTGGGTTGTGCGGCAATTGCACCGGGTTTGAGAGTGGTTAAGGCCCCGACCCCACTAGCAAATTGGACGACCTCTTGAGCCACTTGCGGATCGCTGAGGCTATTGATTCCCCGCTGACACAATTGATAAATGAAGCCAGCTACAAAGCTATCGCCTGCGCCTGTTGTATCGACG contains the following coding sequences:
- the truB gene encoding tRNA pseudouridine(55) synthase TruB, which translates into the protein MFGFVNLNKPAGLTSHDCVMRVRRLLKIKRVGHAGTLDPAATGVLPIAVGKATRLLQFLPQNKAYLATIRLGVRTTTDDLEGEAIAIAEADRLTLQDVEAVLGQFQGKIQQIPPNYSAIQVEGRRLYDLARKGEDIQVAARTVEVHEIAVKDWRSGKFAELDVAIACGPGTYIRSIARDLGEILQVGGTLAALQRTFSSGFSLTESLTLETLEANTQEQCLELTPPDLALKHLGMVVLPASAALRWCQGQAIKIHTPNLNGFVRVKHEDGRFLGIGQINSSQPEAVLAPQVVQAEI